A single Nomascus leucogenys isolate Asia chromosome 14, Asia_NLE_v1, whole genome shotgun sequence DNA region contains:
- the LOC100605186 gene encoding somatostatin receptor type 2: protein MDIADEPLNGSHTWLSIPFDLNGSVVSTNTSNQTEPYYDLTSNAVLTFIYFVVCIIGLCGNTLVIYVILRYAKMKTITNIYILNLAIADELFMLGLPFLAMQVALVHWPFGKAICRVVMTVDGINQFTSIFCLTVMSIDRYLAVVHPIKSAKWRRPRTAKMITMAVWGVSLLVILPIMIYAGLRSNQWGRSSCTINWPGESGAWYTGFIIYTFILGFLVPLTIICLCYLFIIIKVKSSGIRVGSSKRKKSEKKVTRMVSIVVAVFIFCWLPFYIFNVSSVSMAISPTPALKGMFDFVVVLTYANSCANPILYAFLSDNFKKSFQNVLCLVKVSGTDDGERSDSKQDKSRLNETTETQRTLLNGDLQTSI from the coding sequence ATGGACATTGCGGATGAGCCACTCAATGGAAGCCACACATGGCTATCCATTCCATTTGACCTCAATGGCTCTGTGGTGTCAACCAACACCTCAAACCAGACAGAGCCATACTATGACCTGACGAGCAATGCAGTCCTCACATTCATCTATTTTGTGGTCTGCATCATTGGGTTGTGTGGCAACACACTTGTCATTTACGTCATCCTCCGCTATGCCAAGATGAAGACGATCACCAACATTTATATCCTCAACCTGGCCATTGCAGATGAGCTCTTCATGCTGGGTCTGCCTTTCTTGGCTATGCAGGTGGCTCTGGTCCACTGGCCCTTTGGCAAGGCCATTTGCCGGGTGGTCATGACTGTGGATGGCATCAATCAGTTCACCAGCATCTTCTGCTTGACAGTCATGAGCATCGACCGATACCTGGCTGTGGTCCACCCCATCAAGTCAGCCAAGTGGAGGAGACCCCGGACGGCCAAGATGATCACCATGGCTGTGTGGGGAGTCTCTCTGCTGGTCATCTTGCCCATCATGATATACGCTGGGCTCCGAAGCAACCAGTGGGGGAGAAGCAGCTGCACCATCAACTGGCCAGGTGAATCTGGAGCTTGGTACACAGGGTTCATCATCTACACTTTCATTCTGGGGTTCCTGGTACCCCTCACCATCATCTGTCTTTGCTACCTGTTCATTATCATCAAGGTGAAGTCCTCTGGAATCCGAGTGGGCTCCTCCAAGAGGAAGAAGTCTGAGAAGAAGGTCACCCGAATGGTGTCCATCGTGGTGGCTGTCTTCATCTTCTGCTGGCTTCCCTTCTACATATTCAACGTTTCTTCCGTCTCCATGGCCAtcagccccaccccagcccttaAAGGCATGTTTGACTTTGTGGTGGTCCTCACCTATGCTAACAGCTGTGCCAACCCTATCCTATATGCCTTCTTGTCTGACAACTTCAAGAAGAGCTTCCAGAATGTCCTCTGCTTGGTCAAGGTGAGCGGCACAGATGACGGGGAGCGGAGTGACAGTAAGCAGGACAAATCCCGGCTGAATGAGACCACGGAGACCCAGAGGACCCTCCTCAATGGAGACCTCCAAACCAGTATCTGA